In the genome of Halosolutus amylolyticus, the window GATCGCTTGGTCCAGCAGCAGGGAGAGGGCGAGGTCGAGGCCCCGGAAGACACCGCGTGGGAGCCCCAGATCTACATGAACCAGCGGGGTGGCCCACAGCAGATCCAGCAGCGGTACAGCTTCCTCCAGCAGATCCCGCAGCTGGAACTCCAGCCCTTCGACGTGCGCCAGGCCGCCGCGATCAAGACCTACGAGCGCGTCGAGGGCGCGACGCTGACCGGCACCGTCGAGGACGAGCACCTCCGGGACGGTAACGCGACGGTCCGGGCGACGGTCGAACTCGATCGGAACTCGCGACTGGGCTCGCTCACGTACCAGCAGACCGCGACGGTCCAGGAGGACGGCAGCTTCGAAATGACCGTTCCGTACGCGACCGACGACGAACTCGGCGTCGAGGACGGCGCCACGAACAGCGACGTCGAGGCGAACGGCTCGTACTCGCTGTCCGTCGTCGGCCCGCACCCCGAGCAGCCCTTGCCCGGCGTGCAGTACGAGGGCCAGACCGAGGTCCCCGAGACGGCGGTCGTCGACGGTGAGACGATCGACGTCGACCTCGAGGAGGTCGAGTTCGAGGAGACCGATCCGGGCAACGAGTCCGACGGCAACGAGACCGACGCCGGCAACGAAACTGGCGACGACGGGACCGCGGGCAACGAGACGGGAGACAACGAGACGCAGACTGACGAGACGGCCGGATCGATCGCCCCGATCGCCGCCGAACCCGCGCACTGACCGCCGGTTCCCGACCGACGGAACGATCACGAATCGACTGACGGCCGCGCGATCCGAAAGTGAGAAGGCTTTTACCGGCATTCGGAATACCAACGAGCGATGCGGGAACTTCTCGCCGTCTACCTCAAGGGATTCTCGATGGGGTCTGCGGACGTCGTTCCGGGCGTTTCCGGGGCGACGATCGCGCTCATCGTCGGCATCTACGATCGACTGATCGCCGCGATCACGGCGATCGACCCGCGCCGCTTCGATTCGATCCTCCGCCTCCACGAACCGGATGGCAGGGCGGCTCTCCGGGAGGAAATCGAGCGTATCGACGCACCGTTCCTGATCGCGCTGGGGCTCGGCATCGCGACGGCGATCGTGGTGCTCTCGCAGCTCATGCACGAGGCGGTGACGGTGTATCCCGTCCCGACCTACGGCTTCTTCTTCGGACTCATCGCGGCGTCGGCGATCGTCCTCTACGGCGAGGTCGAAACCTGGACCGCCCCGCGAGTGGCCGTCTCGATCGCCGGGATCGCGATCGCGGCGGCGGTGACGGGCGTCACGGCGGGCGATGCCCCACACGGGTTACCGATGCTCCTTCTCGCCGGTGCGGTCGCGATCTGTGCGATGGTGCTCCCGGGCGTCTCGGGCGCGTTCTTCCTGCTGGTCCTCGGGCAGTACGAGTACATGACCGGGACGCTGAGCCGGTTCGTCGACGGGATCGTCGGCCTGGCGAACGGCGGGTCGCTGACGCCGGTGATCGAGGCGGGGACTATCGTCGCGGTCTTCGGCGTCGGGGCGGCCATCGGCCTGTTCACGATGGCCCACGCGGTCAGTCGCGCGCTCGATCGGTACCGGGCCGCGACGCTCGCCTTCCTCGTGAGCCTGATGGTCGGCGCGCTCCGGCTTCCCGTGACGGAGGTCTCCACGAACCTCGGCGACACGACGGCGAACTCGCCGGGAGCCGCGGTGCTGGCCGCGCTCGTCGGGATCGTCGCCGTGCTGGTCGTCGATCGGTACACGGACGATCTGGAGTACTAGAACCGCCCGTCGTCACTCGGATACCGCGTGAAACTCGGAGAGAATCTCGTCGGGTACGGGATTCCGGTACTCGAACGGTTCGTCCGCACACAGCGTCTCGAAATCCCGATCGGTGGTAAGGAGCACGTCGGCATCCGCCTCCCGCGCGACGGCGACGTAAAAGCAGTCGTAGACGTCGTGATTCTTTGCGGCGCTAATCTCGTAGGCGTCGAGGATGGTCTGCGGTGTCACGTCGACGGGTTCCATCGGATACTGGAGCAGCGAACTCACGGCGTTCCGCGCATCGACCGTCGGAACGTCGAGATCCTCCAGCACCCACTGGACGCGAAGCGGGAGGTACCCGAACATCAGGAGCGTCCGTTCCCCCTGCAGGGCAGGCACGAGGTGGTCGGCGATGTACGGATGCCCCGGATGGTCGTCGATCAGCTGGATAGCGAGCGCATTGAGATCGGGAAGGACCCGCATTTACCGCCCTCCGAACGTCGCTTCCCCCGCATCACGGAACGCCTTTTCGCCCCAGTCGTCTCGTGATTTGCCGGTGGAGAGCGTCTGCAGTTCGGGGAGGTGACGGACGAGACGGATGTCGCGTCCCTCTCGAACGACGGTAAACGTCGTCCCGCCCTCGATGTGGAGGTCGTCTCGGAGCTCTTTCGGAATCGTCAGCCGGCCGCGATCGTTGATTTCGGCCTCCCCGTACTCCTCCTCGGTAGCCGTATCGTCGGTCGAACTCATCTG includes:
- a CDS encoding DUF368 domain-containing protein; the encoded protein is MRELLAVYLKGFSMGSADVVPGVSGATIALIVGIYDRLIAAITAIDPRRFDSILRLHEPDGRAALREEIERIDAPFLIALGLGIATAIVVLSQLMHEAVTVYPVPTYGFFFGLIAASAIVLYGEVETWTAPRVAVSIAGIAIAAAVTGVTAGDAPHGLPMLLLAGAVAICAMVLPGVSGAFFLLVLGQYEYMTGTLSRFVDGIVGLANGGSLTPVIEAGTIVAVFGVGAAIGLFTMAHAVSRALDRYRAATLAFLVSLMVGALRLPVTEVSTNLGDTTANSPGAAVLAALVGIVAVLVVDRYTDDLEY
- a CDS encoding type II toxin-antitoxin system VapC family toxin; its protein translation is MRVLPDLNALAIQLIDDHPGHPYIADHLVPALQGERTLLMFGYLPLRVQWVLEDLDVPTVDARNAVSSLLQYPMEPVDVTPQTILDAYEISAAKNHDVYDCFYVAVAREADADVLLTTDRDFETLCADEPFEYRNPVPDEILSEFHAVSE
- a CDS encoding AbrB/MazE/SpoVT family DNA-binding domain-containing protein, coding for MSSTDDTATEEEYGEAEINDRGRLTIPKELRDDLHIEGGTTFTVVREGRDIRLVRHLPELQTLSTGKSRDDWGEKAFRDAGEATFGGR